The following are from one region of the Osmerus mordax isolate fOsmMor3 chromosome 1, fOsmMor3.pri, whole genome shotgun sequence genome:
- the agtrap gene encoding type-1 angiotensin II receptor-associated protein isoform X1, whose amino-acid sequence MEIPAINLKAIVLVHWILTIWGCMAWLPPSYAWGNFSVLAVGVWAIAQRDSIDAVLMFLIGMTATLLTDIVHFGIYYQLTEGLSDRNRDTFRFSAGMAILSLLLKPISCFFVYQMYRERGGDYNVNFGFPIMSRNREAYQSIDQQDQSSSPANPFNQAQDSKPSAVRSY is encoded by the exons ATGGAGATTCCTGCCATAAATCTTAAG gcCATAGTACTGGTGCATTGGATCCTGACAATCTG ggGCTGTATGGCGTGGCTGCCCCCCTCTTATGCTTGGGGTAACTTCAGTGTTCTGGCTGTTGGGGTGTGGGCCATAGCCCAGCGGGACTCCATCGATGCTGTGCTCATG TTCCTCATCGGGATGACGGCGACGTTACTGACGGACATCGTCCACTTCGGGATCTACTACCAGCTGACCGAGGGGCTGTCGGACAGGAACCGGGACACGTTCCGCTTCAGTGCCGGCATGGCCATCCTCAGCCTGCTGCTGAAGCCCATCTCCTGCTTCTTCGTCTACCAGATGTACCGGGAGCGCGGCGGAGACTACAACGTCAACTTCG gcTTCCCCATTATGTCCCGGAACAGAGAGGCCTACCAGTCCATCGACCAGCAGgaccagtcctccagccccgctAACCCCTTCAACCAGGCCCAGGACAGCAAACCAAGCGCGGTCCGCTCCTACTGA
- the agtrap gene encoding type-1 angiotensin II receptor-associated protein isoform X2, whose product MEIPAINLKAIVLVHWILTIWGCMAWLPPSYAWGNFSVLAVGVWAIAQRDSIDAVLMFLIGMTATLLTDIVHFGIYYQLTEGLSDRNRDTFRFSAGMAILSLLLKPISCFFVYQMYRERGGDYNVNFDLETSVDSRCTSDSTDSACIGRRY is encoded by the exons ATGGAGATTCCTGCCATAAATCTTAAG gcCATAGTACTGGTGCATTGGATCCTGACAATCTG ggGCTGTATGGCGTGGCTGCCCCCCTCTTATGCTTGGGGTAACTTCAGTGTTCTGGCTGTTGGGGTGTGGGCCATAGCCCAGCGGGACTCCATCGATGCTGTGCTCATG TTCCTCATCGGGATGACGGCGACGTTACTGACGGACATCGTCCACTTCGGGATCTACTACCAGCTGACCGAGGGGCTGTCGGACAGGAACCGGGACACGTTCCGCTTCAGTGCCGGCATGGCCATCCTCAGCCTGCTGCTGAAGCCCATCTCCTGCTTCTTCGTCTACCAGATGTACCGGGAGCGCGGCGGAGACTACAACGTCAACTTCG atcTAGAGACCTCCGTGGATAGTCGGTGCACCTCAGACAGTACTGACAGTGCTTGTATCGGCCGGCGTTACTGA
- the draxina gene encoding draxin: MALSWCLRLTLFLVATLAVSHSAEPGSTHTKRRPAPPSPASGNALQYPDPPVVYGRERGGQGVQGARGAPGGHLSRRPLQPLGWPEEDGPGLEGLNPVRLEMGPGRERERGRAGFRNPLHGRENHPLGGMGTRKGRVHGQGHHFEPRRHGGRRDKGRHGKSFLPEPELRASDLSKEGLSIASLSHSLTPPPEPPSPIAAGYGSGFSMVTTVTNEHPPTLPPASTKPQRPGRGRGQGEVMPTLDMTLFDWTDYEDMKPVDAWPASRKKDKRRSKNLSSGNMTVDTDAIEPCDHHLDCLPGSCCDLRQHECKPHNRGLNNKCYDDCMCEEGFRCYAKFHRKRRVTRRRGRCVVPESANSDLGAFITV; encoded by the exons ATGGctctctcctggtgtctccGTCTGACTCTCTTCCTGGTGGCCACCCTGGCCGTGTCACACAGCGCCGAGCccggctccacacacaccaagagGAGGCCCGCCCCGCCCTCACCAGCCAGCGGGAACGCCCTGCAGTACCCCGATCCACCAGTGGTTTACGGCCGGGAACGTGGAGgccagggggtccagggtgcCCGTGGAGCCCCAGGCGGGCACCTCTCCCGCAGGCCCCTGCAGCCTCTGGGCTGGCCGGAGGAGGATGGGCCAGGCCTGGAGGGGCTGAACCCAGTGAGGCTGGAGATGGGcccgggcagggagagagagagaggtcgcgCAGGCTTCAGGAACCCCTTGCATGGACGGGAGAATCACCCGCTCGGGGGGATGGGGACACGCAAGGGCCGCGTCCATGGCCAGGGGCACCACTTTGAGCCCAGGAGACATGGGGGTCGGAGAGATAAGGGCAGGCACGGTAAAA gctTCCTCCCGGAGCCAGAGCTGAGGGCCAGCGATCTGTCTAAGGAAGGCCTCTCCATCGCCTCCCTTTCCCACAGCCTGACCCCGCCCcctgaacccccctcccccattgcCGCCGGCTACGGCTCGGGCTTCTCCATGGTTACCACGGTGACGAACGAGCATCCCCCAACGCTGCCGCCAGCGTCCACCAAGCCCCAG AGACCAGGTcgggggagaggccagggagaggtgaTGCCCACCCTGGACATGACACTGTTTGACTGGACAGACTACGAAGACATGAAGCCTGTGGATGCCTGGCCTGCCTCCAGGAAGAAAG ACAAGCGTCGCAGTAAGAACCTGAGCAGTGGCAACATGACGGTGGACACCGACGCCATCGAGCCATGTGATCACCACCTAGACTGTCTCCCAG GCTCCTGCTGTGACCTCAGACAGCACGAGTGCAAGCCCCACAACCGAGGCCTCAACAACAAGTGTTACGACGACTGCatgtgtgaggagg GGTTCCGTTGCTACGCTAAGTTCCATCGCAAGCGCCGCGTGACGCGGAGAAGGGGGCGCTGCGTGGTGCCAGAGTCCGCCAACAGCGACCTGGGCGCCTTCATCAccgtgtga